In Brachypodium distachyon strain Bd21 chromosome 2, Brachypodium_distachyon_v3.0, whole genome shotgun sequence, one genomic interval encodes:
- the LOC100834405 gene encoding probable sugar phosphate/phosphate translocator At2g25520 yields the protein MAGGGGAGGMSESVLRKVLLSYCYVAVWIFLSFAVIVYNKYILDPKMYNWPFPISLTMVHMSFCSSLAVGLVRVLRVVEPPSSPPMTPQLYTSSVVPIGALYAMSLWFSNSAYIYLSVSFIQMLKALMPVAVYSIGVLFKKETFRSSSMLNMLSISFGVAIAAYGEARFDVRGVALQLAAVAFEATRLVLIQILLTSKGISLNPITSLYYVAPCCLGFLLVPWIFVELPRLRAVGTFQPDFFVFGTNSLCAFALNLAVFLLVGKTSALTMNVAGVVKDWLLIAFSWSVIRDTVTPINLFGYGIAFLGVAYYNHIKLQALKAKEAQKKSAQADEEAGSLLQEREHSDRKSDNQA from the coding sequence atggccggcggcgggggcgccggcggcatgTCGGAGTCGGTGCTCCGGAAGGTGCTCCTCTCCTACTGCTACGTGGCCGTCTGGATCTTCCTCTCCTTCGCCGTCATCGTCTACAACAAGTACATCCTCGACCCCAAGATGTACAACTGGCCCTTCCCCATCTCGCTCACCATGGTGCACATGAGCTTctgctcctccctcgccgtcggCCTCGTCCGCGTCCTCCGCGTCGTCGagccgccctcctcgccgcccaTGACGCCGCAGCTCTACACATCCTCCGTCGTCCCCATCGGCGCGCTCTACGCCATGTCGCTCTGGTTCTCCAACTCCGCATACATCTACCTCTCCGTGTCTTTTATCCAGATGCTCAAGGCGCTCATGCCCGTCGCCGTCTACTCCATCGGCGTGCTATTCAAGAAGGAGACCTTCAGGTCTTCCTCCATGCTTAACATGCTCTCCATCTCCTTTGGggtcgccatcgccgcctATGGCGAGGCTAGATTCGACGTCCGCGGCGTCGCGCTacagctcgccgccgtcgcctttGAGGCCACGCGGCTCGTGCTCATCCAGATCCTGCTCACCTCCAAGGGAATCTCGCTCAACCCAATCACCTCGCTTTACTATGTCGCGCCCTGCTGCCTTGGCTTCCTGCTCGTGCCCTGGATCTTCGTCGAGCTGCCCAGGCTGCGTGCGGTCGGGACGTTCCAGCCGGACTTCTTTGTGTTCGGGACAAACTCCCTCTGCGCCTTTGCGCTTAACTTGGCCGTGTTCCTGCTCGTTGGCAAGACCTCTGCGCTGACCATGAATGTCGCCGGAGTAGTAAAGGACTGGCTACTGATTGCCTTCTCCTGGTCCGTGATCCGGGACACGGTCACCCCTATCAACCTGTTCGGCTACGGGATCGCCTTCTTGGGGGTGGCTTACTACAACCATATCAAGCTGCAGGCCCTCAAGGCCAAGGAGGCGCAGAAGAAGTCCGCGCAGGCTGATGAGGAGGCTGGCTCGCTGCTGCAGGAGCGTGAGCACAGTGATCGCAAGAGCGACAACCAGGCATAG